CGTTCACCTTGATCACCCTCGCCACGGGCTCGCTCTGGGGCAAGCCGATGTGGGGCACCTGGTGGACATGGGACGCACGCCTCACGTCCGAGCTGGTGCTGCTGTTCATCTACCTGGGCGTGATCGGCCTCTACCACGCCTTCGAAGATCGCCGCCAGGGCGCGCGCGCCGCATCTTTCCTCGTGCTGATCGGCGCGGTGAACGTGCCCATCGTGCATTTCTCGGTGAACTGGTGGAACACCCTCCACCAGGGCTCCACCATCCGCCTGCTCGGCCCGTCGCACATCGACGCCAGCATGGTCTGGCCGCTGCTCACCATGATGGCGGCCACCAAGTGCTACTACGTATCCAGCCTGTTCGCGCGCGTGCGCGCCGATCTCATCGCCTCCGAAAGCGGCAAGGGCTGGGTGCGCGAGCTCGCCCTGGGCAACGAAGCGAAGGATCCATCGGCATGACCGACCTCGCCATGGGCCATTACGGCCTCTACGTGTGGTCGTCGCTGGCCATCTTCGTCGTGGTGCTCCTCATCGATACGCTGGGACCGCTCGCGCGGCGCCGGCGCAACCTGCGCGAACTGCGTGCGCGACTCGCACGACAGGAAAACCGCCGCCGGCCCGGAACCGCACAGAGTCCATGAATCCCACCCGTAAACGCCGCCTCGCCATCGTGATCTCGGTGGTCATCGCCGCCTCCGTCGCGGTGAGCCTCACCGTGTTCGCGTTGCAGCGAAACATGAACTACCTGTTTACCCCCAGCCAGGTGCAGGAAGGCCAGGCCACGCAGTACGCCACCTTCCGCCTGGGCGGGATGGTGAAATCCGGCTCCATCCAGCGTGCCGGCGACAGTCTCAAGGTGAGTTTCATCGTGGTCGACGACGGCGGCGCGATGCCCGTGGAATACACCGGCATCCTTCCCGACCTGTTCCGCGACAACCAGTCGGTGATCGCCACGGGACGCATGGCCGACGGCCGCTTCATCGCCAGCGAAGTGCTCGCCAAGCACGACGAGAACTACATGCCGAAGGAACTGAAGGACGCCATGGCCAAGGCGCACGACAAGCGCCACATCGAAGACACGCCGACCAAGGACGCGCCCAAGTGATCCCCGAACTCGGCCAGTTCGCGCTGGTGCTGGCCCTGCTGCTGGCACTGGCCCAGGGCATCCTGCCCATCGTCGGCGCCTGGCGCGGCAACGCGGCGCTGATGGCCGTGGCCCGCCCCGCCGCCGCCGGCCAGGCCGTGTTCGTGTTCGCCGCGATGGCGATCCTCATCCATGCCTTCCTCGCCTTCGATTTCTCGGTGGCCTACGTCGCCGACAATTCCAACCTCGCGCTGCCCTGGTATTACCGCATCACCGCGGTATGGGGCGCGCACGAGGGCTCGATGCTGCTGTGGGTATTCATCCTCAACGTGTGGTCGCTCGCGCTGGCCGCCTTCAGCCGCCACCTGCCACCGGCGTTCCTGTCGCGCGTGCTGGGCGTGCTGGGCCTGATCGGCGTCGGCTTCCTCGCCTTCATCCTGTTCACCTCCAATCCCTTCCTGCGCGAACTGCCGATGCCCGCCGACGGCGGCGACCTCAACCCGGTGCTGCAGGATCCGGGCATGACCTTCCACCCACCGGTGCTCTACATGGGCTACGTGGGCTTCTCGGTGGCCTTCGCGTTCTCCATCGCCGCCTTGCTCGGCGGTGAACTGGAGCAGGCGTGGGTGCGCTGGGCGCGACCTTGGACCAACGTGGCCTGGGCGTTTCTCACCATGGGCATCGTCGCAGGCAGTTGGTGGGCCTACGCCGAACTCGGCTGGGGCGGCTGGTGGTTCTGGGATCCGGTGGAAAACGCCTCGTTCATGCCCTGGCTCGTCGGCGTTGCGCTGATCCACGCGCAGGCCGTCACCGAAAAGCGCGGCTCGCTGCCCGCATGGACGGTGCTGCTGTCGCTGTTCGCCTTCTCGCTGTCGCTGCTGGGTACCTTCCTGGTGCGTTCGGGCGTGCTCACTTCCGTGCACGCCTTCGCCTCCGATCCGCGCCGCGGCCTCTACATCCTCGGTTTCCTGGTGGTGGTGATCGGCGGTTCGCTGCTGCTCTACGCCATCCGCGCGCCGAAGGTGGCCACCGGCAAGCCGTTCGACGCGATGTCGCGCGAGACCGGCATCATGGTCGCCAACCTGCTGTTCACCACGGCGGCGGCGATGGTGCTGCTGGGTACGCTGTTCCCGCTGATCGGCGACGCCTTCAACCTCGGCCGCATCTCGGTCGGGCCGCCCTATTTCGGTTTCCTCTTCGTGCTGCTGATGGCGCCCGCGGTACTGCTCTTGCCGTTCGGTCCCTACCTGCGCTGGGGCCGTGCCGAAGGACGTCAACTCACCGCCATGAGCCTCCGCGCGGGCGTGGCCGCGATGATCTGCGCCCTCGCCGCCGCCTGGTTCGCCGACGGCCGCCTGCGCGCCGTCGCCGGCGTGGCCGGTGCCGTCTGGGTGGCGGCCGGCACGCTCACCTATACGGTCAAGCGCTGGCGCGAGATGCCGTTCGGCCGTCGTTATCCCGCGGAGATGGCGGGCATGCTGGTGGCGCACGCCGGCGTGGCGATCTTCATCGTCGGCGTGATGCTGTCCGAATCGCTCAGCGTCGAGCGCGACGTTCGCCTCGCGCCGGGGCAGACCGAATCCGTGGGCGGCTACCAGTTCCGTTTCGACGGCGTGCGCGAAACCGAAGGCCCCAACTGGACCGCCGACGAAGGCGAGGTGGCGGTCATGCGCGACGGCGCGCTGATGACCACGATGCATCCGCAAAAGCGCACCTATTCGCGCGGCCAGGTGCAGAGCGAATCGGCCATCGATCCTGGCCTGTTCCGCGACGTGTACGTGGCGCTGGGCGAACCCATGGACGCCAACCATCCCGAAGGCGCCTGGGCCGTGCGCCTCTATCACAAGCCTTTCGTGCGTTGGATCTGGTTGGGGGGCCTGTTCATGATGGCCGGCGGCTTCCTCGCCGCCGCCGAACGGCGTTTCCGCGTGAAAAAGCAGGTCCGCGAGGCGGTGGCCGCGCCGGCGACGGAGTCGGTCGCATGAGCCGCCTCGCACCGTTGTTCGGCTTCCTGCTGCTCGTGGCATTGTTCGGCTTCGGCATCTGGTGGAACACGCGGCACGACCAGCACGAGATCGTGTCGCCCCTGATCAACAAGCCGGCGCCTGCCTTCGTGCTGCCCCGCCTCGACGATCCCTCGCGCACGGTGAGCAAGACCGACCTCCTGGGCAAGCCCTATTTCCTCAACGTGTTCGCCAGCTGGTGCATCGAGTGCGTGCACGAGCATCCCGAGCTGATGGGGCCGATGAAGCAGCTCGGCCTGCCGCTCGTCGGCTTCAACTACAAGGACGATCCGCAGGCGGCCACCGCGTGGCTCGGCGAGCACGGCAATCCCTTCGACGCCATCGTGGCCGATCGCGACGGCCGCGCGGGCCTGGACTTCGGCGTGTACGCGGCGCCGGAAACCTTCCTCGTCGACGCGAAGGGCATCGTCCGCTACAAGCGCATCGGCCCCATCACGCCGGACGTCATCGAGAGCGAGATCAAGCCCGCCCTCGCCGCGCTGGCGAAGGAGTCGCCGTGATCCGCCGCCTGTGCGCCTTGCTCGCGTTCGCGTTGCTGCCCCTGCTCGCGATGGCGCAGGCGATCCAGCCGCTGCCCTTTCGCGACCGCGCGGAAGAAGTCCGCTTCCAGAAACTGAGTACCGAACTGCGTTGCCCGATGTGCCAGAACGAAACGCTGGCCGATTCCAACGCGCCCATCGCGCACGACCTGCGCCGCCAGGTGTTCGAGATGATCCAGGCAGGCAAGAGCGACGCCGAGATCAAGCGTTACCTCGTCGACCGCTATTCCGACTTCGTGCTCTATAAGCCTCCCGTGCAGCCCTCGACCTGGTTCCTGTGGTTCGGCCCGTTCGTGCTGCTGCTGGCCGGGGCGCTGGTGGTGTACGTGAACGTGCGCCGTCGCCGACGGCTCCAGGCCGGTGCCACGCCGCCGGCTTCCAACATCGATGACGGGGACGATTGGTGACTGTCGCGTTCTATCTCGTCGCCGCGGCGATGCTCGCGGTGGCCCTCGCGCTCCTGCTCGTTCCCCTCGTCCGCCACGGCCGTCGCCAGGGGCGCTCCCGCGGCGTGTTCGCCACGGCCGTCGCCATCGCCGTGCTCGTACCGCTGGCCAGCGTCGGCACGTACCTGCTCGTCGGCCGTCCGGCCACGCTCGGCGGCGTGGCACCCGCCGAGGAAATGACCGTCGACCAGGGCATCGTCGCGCTTCGCGCCCAGGTCAAGGCCCATCCGGACGACCTCCAGTCGTGGCTGCTGCTGGGCCAGACCTTCACGATGCTCAAGCAACCCGCGCAAGCCCGCGAGGCCTACGACGGCGCCTTGCATGCCGACGCGCGCAACGTCGTCGCGATGGTGGGTTGGGCCGAGTCCGATTCGCTCGTGCGCGACGACCACCTCATCGAAGGGCGCTCGCGCGAACTGCTCGAATCCGCCCTCGCCATCGAGCCGACCAGCCAGCGCGCGCTGTGGCTGCTCGGCATCAGCGATTTCCAGCAGCAGCGCTATGCCGAGGCATCGGCCACGTGGAAGAAACTGCAACCGCTGCTCGATCCCGACTCGAACGTGGCACGCGCCGTGGCGAAGCAGATCGCGCTGGCGGACGAGCGTTCGGCGAAGCCCACCTCGAACTGAGTAGGCGCACGCGCGCCCTTCGTGCCACCATCCGCGGATCGCAAGAAGGAGCTCCCCATGGGTGATGCCCGCCGCTACCACGCCCTCCCGTCGCCGTTCCGCATGAAGCGTGGCGGCGAACTGCACGGCGCCCGCGTGGCCTACGAAACCTGGGGCACGCTCAACCAGGCGCGCGACAACGCCGTGCTGATCCTCACCGGCCTGTCGCCCAGCGCTCATGCCGCGTCCAACGCGGACGATCCCGCGCCGGGCTGGTGGGAAGCGATGATCGGACCCGGCCGCGCGTTCGACACGAACCGTTTCCACGTGATCTGCGTCAATTCGCTCGGCAGCGACAAGGGCTCCACCTGCCCCGCGTCGATCGATCCGGCCACCGGCGAGCCCTATCGCCTCAGCTTTCCCGAACTGTCGTTGGAAGACGTCGCCAACGCCGCGTACGAAACGGTGAAGGGCCTGGGCATCGCTCGGCTCGCCTGCCTCGTCGGCTGCTCGATGGGAGGCATGAGCGCGCTGGCCTACATGTTGCTGCATCCCGGCGCGGCCCGCACGCACATCAGCGTGGACACCGCGCCCCAGGCGCAGCCCTTCGCCATCGCCATCCGCTCGTTGCAACGCGAAGCCATCCGCCTGGACCCTCACTGGAACGAAGGCCGATACGAAGGCGACGAATGGCCGGAGCACGGCATGAGCATCGCGCGCAAGCTGGGCGTCATCACCTATCGCTCGGCCATGGAGTGGAACGGTCGCTTCGCGCGCATCCGGCTGGATGCCGACGAACGGGACGGCAACGAACCGTTCGGTTTCGAGTTCCAGGTGGAGTCCTACCTCGAAGGGCATGCGCGCCGCTTCAACCGCCAGTTCGACCCCAACAGCTACCTGTACCTTTCGCGCGCCAGCGACTGGTTCGACGTGTCCGAATACGGCGAGGGCGACGTGATGCGCGGGCTGGAACGCATCCGGGTCGAGCGCGCGCTCGTCATCGGCGTGAGCACCGACATCCTGTTCCCGCTGGAACAGCAGGAGACCATCGCGCGCGGCCTCGAGGCGGCAGGCGCCTCGGTGGATTTCGTCGCGCTCGATTCGCCGCAGGGGCATGATGCCTTCCTGGTGGACATCGAGAATTACAGCCGGGCGATCGGCGGGTTTCTCGCCTCGATCTAGCTATCCGTCGCACCGGCGCCGCGCAAGTGCAAGCGACATTTTGGCGTGATCGCCTCCCGGCCGGCCTGTTATGATGTACGCCAGCCGCGCCCTCCCGCGGCGACGCATCCGAAGAGGCCCCACCCCATGATCACGGTCGAGTTCCCCGGCTGTCGCAAGCTGATCGAGGCCATCGACGCCTCCGTCGCCCAGCCCACCACGCCCCAGATCACCGACACCCTGCGCAACCAGCTGTGCAAGCTGATCCGGTCGAAGGAAGTCGAACTGCCCGCCTGCGTATTCGAGACCGCCGGCGACCGCTATGCCCGCCGCGAGCTCTACCGTAGCGACGAGCATGGGTACAGCGTGGTCGCCATGACCTGGGGGCCTGGCCAGGGCACCCTGATCCACGATCACAGCGGCATGTGGTGCGTCGAGGGGGTATGGAACGGCGCGCTGGAAATCGTCCAGTACGAACTGCTCGGACACGAGGCGGAGCATTACCGCTTCCGTGCCGTCGGCTCGATCCAGGCCGGTCCCGGTTCGGCCGGCAGCCTGATTCCGCCGCACGAGTACCACACCATCCGAAACCCCAGCGACGACGCCGTGGCGGTCAGCCTGCACATCTACTCGGGGCGCATGACCCAGTGCGCCGTATTCAATCCCGAGGGCGGCGATCTCTACCAGCGCATGGAACGCCAACTGGGTCTCGACCGCGTCCACTGATTCGCGCATAATCGCGGGTTCAAGCCGAAATGGCGGAATCGGTAGACGCAGCGGACTCAAAATCCGCCGGTAGTGATATCGTGTGGGTTCGAGTCCCACTTTCGGCACCAATGGCTAAAGCCGCTTTCGAGCGGCTTTTTTCATGCCCCGGGCGTGCCCGCGCGGCCTCCCTTCGCATGAGGTAAAGTCCCAGCCCATGGCATTCCTTCCCATTCCCGGCGGCCTGCTCATCGCCATCGAGGGCATCGACGGCGCCGGCAAGACCACCCTCGCCCAGACCCTTCGCGACACCCTCGCCGCCGGGGGCACGACGGTCATGCTGAGCAAGGAGCCGACCCATGGTCCATGGGGTACGCGGCTGCGCGAATCGGCCTCCACGGGTCGTCTCACGCCCGACGAAGAACTCGACCTGCTCATCAAGGACCGCCGCGAACACGTCGACACCCTGATCCGCCCCGCCCTGGAACGCGGCGAGGTCGTGATCCTCGACCGGTATTTCCCCTCGAACGTGGCCTACCAGGGTGCCGCGGGGCTGGACGTGGGCGCCGTGCTGGCGAAGAACGATTTCGCCCCCCGCCCGGACCTTCTGCTGCTGCTCGACCTCGAGCCGTCGGTGGGCCTGGAGCGTATCCGTCGGCGTGGCGACAAACCCAACCACTTCGAGACCGACGACAATCTCGCCCGCTGCCGAGCCATCTTCAAGGCGATGACGCTCGAGCATAAGGTTCAGATCGATGCGACGGCATCGGCCGAGGTCGTATGGAAGCAAGCGATGGATGCGGTGACCGAAGCCATGTCGCGCAAGAGGGTCGCCGCTTCGGCATGAAGACATCGCTCCGCGGGCATCGCGGACGCGGTCCGCTCCCACTCCTCCGCCTCCGGTAGCCAGGCTCGGAAGAACCGATGGCCGAGGACGGGAGTCGATCCTATCGGCAACGAATTCGCGACAAGCTCAAGAGGTACGCCATGTTCGACGTCCACGCCATCGCCATCGTTCTCTCCGTCTACGTCGTCGGCGTGATCGTGCCCGGTCCGAACTTCGTCGCCGTGGCGCACAAGGCCGCCTCCACTACCGTGCACGAGGCATTCGGCACCGTGGCGGGCATCGTGCTGGTGAACCTGTTCTGGGCCAGTTGCGCGATCCTCGGCGTCGGCATCGTCTTCGCCGCGTTCCCTTGGATCGCGCTGGCGGTGAAAGTCGCCGGTGCCGGCTATCTCGTCTGGTTCGGCGGCCGGCTGATCTGGAAAGCCGGCGCGCAAGGCGAAACGCCCACGACGGCCCGACAGGGCGGCGTTCGTCGGGCGTTCCGCGAAGGCATCGCCACCAACCTGGTCAATCCGAAGTCGATGGCGTTCTTCGCCGCTGTGTTCGCCGCCGCCGCGCCGGCCCACGTGTCGATGCCCACCTTTCTGGGCATGCTCGGCACGGTGGCCGTCGTGGCGTCGTCATGGTACGGCGCGGTGGCGATCCTGTTCGCCACCCCGCGCGTCGCCCACCGCTATCGTCGCCACAAGGCCTGGATCGACCGCGCCTGCGGCTCGATCATCGTGGCGCTGGGGCTTCGCCAGTTGGCGAAATGACCTTCGCTCAGGCGAGGTAACCGCCGTCCACCGTCAGCTTGGCGCCGTGCACGTAACGCGCCTCGGGACCGGCGAGGAACGCCACCATGCCGGCGATTTCCCAGTCTTCGCCGATGCGCTGCTGGGCGATCAGGCCCTTCAGATGGTCGTGCCACTCCTCCGGGTTCATCGCGGTGAGCGTCGGGCCCGGCGAGACGTTGTTGACGGTGATGCCACGCGGACCGAGGTCTCGCGCCAGACCGCGCGTCAACGATTCCACGGCACCCTTCGTGGCCGAATAGAGAGCCCCGTTGGGCGACCCCGAGCGATCGCTCACCACGCTGCCGAGGTTGACGATGCTGCCAC
This window of the Luteibacter aegosomatis genome carries:
- the ccmD gene encoding heme exporter protein CcmD, translated to MTDLAMGHYGLYVWSSLAIFVVVLLIDTLGPLARRRRNLRELRARLARQENRRRPGTAQSP
- a CDS encoding DsbE family thiol:disulfide interchange protein, which codes for MSRLAPLFGFLLLVALFGFGIWWNTRHDQHEIVSPLINKPAPAFVLPRLDDPSRTVSKTDLLGKPYFLNVFASWCIECVHEHPELMGPMKQLGLPLVGFNYKDDPQAATAWLGEHGNPFDAIVADRDGRAGLDFGVYAAPETFLVDAKGIVRYKRIGPITPDVIESEIKPALAALAKESP
- the metX gene encoding homoserine O-acetyltransferase MetX; this translates as MGDARRYHALPSPFRMKRGGELHGARVAYETWGTLNQARDNAVLILTGLSPSAHAASNADDPAPGWWEAMIGPGRAFDTNRFHVICVNSLGSDKGSTCPASIDPATGEPYRLSFPELSLEDVANAAYETVKGLGIARLACLVGCSMGGMSALAYMLLHPGAARTHISVDTAPQAQPFAIAIRSLQREAIRLDPHWNEGRYEGDEWPEHGMSIARKLGVITYRSAMEWNGRFARIRLDADERDGNEPFGFEFQVESYLEGHARRFNRQFDPNSYLYLSRASDWFDVSEYGEGDVMRGLERIRVERALVIGVSTDILFPLEQQETIARGLEAAGASVDFVALDSPQGHDAFLVDIENYSRAIGGFLASI
- a CDS encoding heme ABC transporter permease codes for the protein MANWVPLWLHRLGSPPVFYRFAGAVRPWALGLALVLGAVALYGGLFVAPADYQQGDAYRIIFIHVPSAWMSLFIYGAMALAAFIGLVWRIKLAETVAMESAPVGAAFTLITLATGSLWGKPMWGTWWTWDARLTSELVLLFIYLGVIGLYHAFEDRRQGARAASFLVLIGAVNVPIVHFSVNWWNTLHQGSTIRLLGPSHIDASMVWPLLTMMAATKCYYVSSLFARVRADLIASESGKGWVRELALGNEAKDPSA
- a CDS encoding cysteine dioxygenase family protein; amino-acid sequence: MITVEFPGCRKLIEAIDASVAQPTTPQITDTLRNQLCKLIRSKEVELPACVFETAGDRYARRELYRSDEHGYSVVAMTWGPGQGTLIHDHSGMWCVEGVWNGALEIVQYELLGHEAEHYRFRAVGSIQAGPGSAGSLIPPHEYHTIRNPSDDAVAVSLHIYSGRMTQCAVFNPEGGDLYQRMERQLGLDRVH
- a CDS encoding LysE family translocator, with amino-acid sequence MFDVHAIAIVLSVYVVGVIVPGPNFVAVAHKAASTTVHEAFGTVAGIVLVNLFWASCAILGVGIVFAAFPWIALAVKVAGAGYLVWFGGRLIWKAGAQGETPTTARQGGVRRAFREGIATNLVNPKSMAFFAAVFAAAAPAHVSMPTFLGMLGTVAVVASSWYGAVAILFATPRVAHRYRRHKAWIDRACGSIIVALGLRQLAK
- the tmk gene encoding dTMP kinase yields the protein MAFLPIPGGLLIAIEGIDGAGKTTLAQTLRDTLAAGGTTVMLSKEPTHGPWGTRLRESASTGRLTPDEELDLLIKDRREHVDTLIRPALERGEVVILDRYFPSNVAYQGAAGLDVGAVLAKNDFAPRPDLLLLLDLEPSVGLERIRRRGDKPNHFETDDNLARCRAIFKAMTLEHKVQIDATASAEVVWKQAMDAVTEAMSRKRVAASA
- a CDS encoding heme lyase CcmF/NrfE family subunit — translated: MIPELGQFALVLALLLALAQGILPIVGAWRGNAALMAVARPAAAGQAVFVFAAMAILIHAFLAFDFSVAYVADNSNLALPWYYRITAVWGAHEGSMLLWVFILNVWSLALAAFSRHLPPAFLSRVLGVLGLIGVGFLAFILFTSNPFLRELPMPADGGDLNPVLQDPGMTFHPPVLYMGYVGFSVAFAFSIAALLGGELEQAWVRWARPWTNVAWAFLTMGIVAGSWWAYAELGWGGWWFWDPVENASFMPWLVGVALIHAQAVTEKRGSLPAWTVLLSLFAFSLSLLGTFLVRSGVLTSVHAFASDPRRGLYILGFLVVVIGGSLLLYAIRAPKVATGKPFDAMSRETGIMVANLLFTTAAAMVLLGTLFPLIGDAFNLGRISVGPPYFGFLFVLLMAPAVLLLPFGPYLRWGRAEGRQLTAMSLRAGVAAMICALAAAWFADGRLRAVAGVAGAVWVAAGTLTYTVKRWREMPFGRRYPAEMAGMLVAHAGVAIFIVGVMLSESLSVERDVRLAPGQTESVGGYQFRFDGVRETEGPNWTADEGEVAVMRDGALMTTMHPQKRTYSRGQVQSESAIDPGLFRDVYVALGEPMDANHPEGAWAVRLYHKPFVRWIWLGGLFMMAGGFLAAAERRFRVKKQVREAVAAPATESVA
- the ccmE gene encoding cytochrome c maturation protein CcmE, whose translation is MNPTRKRRLAIVISVVIAASVAVSLTVFALQRNMNYLFTPSQVQEGQATQYATFRLGGMVKSGSIQRAGDSLKVSFIVVDDGGAMPVEYTGILPDLFRDNQSVIATGRMADGRFIASEVLAKHDENYMPKELKDAMAKAHDKRHIEDTPTKDAPK
- a CDS encoding tetratricopeptide repeat protein, which translates into the protein MTVAFYLVAAAMLAVALALLLVPLVRHGRRQGRSRGVFATAVAIAVLVPLASVGTYLLVGRPATLGGVAPAEEMTVDQGIVALRAQVKAHPDDLQSWLLLGQTFTMLKQPAQAREAYDGALHADARNVVAMVGWAESDSLVRDDHLIEGRSRELLESALAIEPTSQRALWLLGISDFQQQRYAEASATWKKLQPLLDPDSNVARAVAKQIALADERSAKPTSN
- a CDS encoding cytochrome c-type biogenesis protein, yielding MRRLCALLAFALLPLLAMAQAIQPLPFRDRAEEVRFQKLSTELRCPMCQNETLADSNAPIAHDLRRQVFEMIQAGKSDAEIKRYLVDRYSDFVLYKPPVQPSTWFLWFGPFVLLLAGALVVYVNVRRRRRLQAGATPPASNIDDGDDW